In Mytilus trossulus isolate FHL-02 chromosome 6, PNRI_Mtr1.1.1.hap1, whole genome shotgun sequence, a single window of DNA contains:
- the LOC134720555 gene encoding lon protease homolog 2, peroxisomal-like isoform X1: MASTISIPRRLPLLVVADNVLLPGSSMRIPVRNMKNMNMVKSRLMSRSTLSSTIIGVIPQESKDDQEDDMSSLHSIGTAAVVVQVTGTNWPRPSYTLLVTGLCRFKMETLLQESPYIVASVTQLDKLSEDFDEFTKKHGGDLDNLADNFREQAGKLVDMLDISIPVVAKLKKMLENLPSQHLPDICAAIVKASYAEKIQVLDAVDLNERFKKALPLLMRQIEGLTLLQKARKDRVGVEIVARKKGDPFGRPGNMKRALNKISTDLDDEDDADSDEINDLEQKIKSAHMPEHALKAVTKEIKRLKKMPQQMPEHAMIRNYLELMSELPWSKSSKDILDIEQARRDLDVDHYGLEKLKKRVLEYFAIRQLKNSLKGPILCFVGPPGVGKTSIGRSIAQTLGREFHRISLGGVCDQSDIRGHRRTYIGSMPGRIIHGIQLVGTNNPVFLLDEVDKLGKSLHGDPAAALLEVLDPEQNHTFTDHYLNVPFDLSQVLFIATANNMATIPAALLDRMELIQIPGYTQEEKCNIATRHLISKQFKEHGLTAEQLQIPVDSTKMIISKYTREAGVRNLERKIGAVCRAVAVRVAEGMSKSKQEKQETPKSEEKKQVINNSLPENLSQDATTMAHPPEMPICIDEAAIKDILGPPQFESEVSQRLVQPGVAVGLAWTVMGGEIMFVEATRMDGEGKLILTGQLGDVMKESANLAMNWVRANAKKLTFGNGKSLLAGKDIHIHFPAGAVGKDGPSAGVTIATVLVSLFSGELVRSDTAMTGEITLRGLVLPVGGIKEKVLGAHRAGIRRVILPKRNMKDLYEIPNNVKGEMSFIFASQLEDVLNAAFDNGFPALPTEEVTPSKL; this comes from the exons ATGGCATCGACTATTTCTATCCCTCGACGTCTTCCACTTTTAGTTGTTGCTGACAATGTACTTCTGCCAGGCTCATCGATGCGAATACCAGTGAGAAATATgaaaaa TATGAATATGGTTAAAAGTAGATTGATGAGTAGAAGTACACTGAGCAGTACCATAATAGGAGTTATTCCACAAGAGTCGAAGGATGATCAa GAAGATGACATGTCCTCACTACATTCTATTGGTACGGCAGCAGTAGTTGTACAAGTGACAGGCACCAATTGGCCACGCCCATCTTATACATTACTTGTGACTGGCCTATGCAGGTTTAAGATGGAAACTTTATTACAAGAGTCACCTTATATTGTAGCATCAGTTACACAATTGGACAAACTTTCTGAAGATTTtg ATGAATTTACTAAGAAACATGGAGGAGATCTTGACAACTTGGCAGATAATTTCCGAGAACAAGCAGGAAAGCTTGTTGATATGTTAGATATTTCTATACCTGTGGTAGCTAAACTTAAG AAAATGCTGGAGAATTTACCCAGCCAACATTTACCTGATATTTGTGCTGCTATAGTTAAGGCATCCTATGCAGAGAAGATTCAGGTGCTTGATGCTGTGGATCTTAATGAAAGATTTAAAAAGGCTCTTCCATTACTGATGAGACAAATAGAG GGACTGACATTGCTCCAGAAAGCCAGGAAAGATAGAGTAGGTGTGGAAATAGTTGCTCGTAAGAAGGGTGATCCATTTGGTCGTCCAGGCAATATGAAAAGAGCACTTAATAAGATTTCCACTGACCTCGATGATGAAGATGATGCTGACAGTGATGAAATAAATGACCTTGAACAAAAAATTAA ATCTGCTCACATGCCAGAGCATGCTTTGAAGGCTGTAACGAAAGAAATCAAAAGATTAAAGAAGATGCCACAACAGATGCCAGAGCATGCTATGATCAG aaACTATTTGGAATTAATGTCAGAACTTCCATGGTCGAAATCTAGTAAAGATATCTTAGACATTGAACAGGCAAG GCGTGATTTGGATGTTGACCATTATGGATTGGAGAAATTGAAAAAGAGAGTTCttgaatattttgcaataagacaATTAAAGAATTCATTAAAAGGACCTATACTATGTTTTGTTGGTCCACCTGGTGTGGGGAAAACCAGTATAGGCAGATCAATTGCTCAAACTCTGGGTAGAGAATTTCACAG AATATCCCTTGGAGGTGTTTGTGACCAGTCAGACATCAGAGGTCATAGAAGAACATACATTGGGTCAATGCCGGGCAGAATTATTCATGGAATTCAATTGGTTGGAACAAATAATCCTGTATTTTTACTGGATGAAGTTGATAAATTG gggAAGTCACTCCATGGTGACCCTGCTGCTGCTCTGTTGGAGGTACTAGATCCTGAACAGAACCATACTTTTACAGACCA TTATTTGAATGTTCCTTTTGACCTTTCACAAGTGTTGTTCATAGCAACAGCAAACAACATGGCCACCATCCCTGCAGCATTATTAGACAGAATGGAATTGATTCAGATACCAGGGTATACACAGGAAGAGAAATGTAACATAGCAACCAGACATCTTATATCAAAACAGTTCAAAGAGCATGGATTGACCGCTGAGCAGTTACAAATACCTGTAGATTCAACTAAAATGATAA TATCAAAATATACACGCGAAGCTGGAGTGAGGAACCTAGAGAGGAAAATTGGTGCAGTGTGTAGAGCTGTTGCTGTCAGGGTCGCTGAAGGAATGTCAAAATCCAAACAGGAAAAACAGGAAACTCCTAAATCGGAAGAAAAAAAGCAGGTCATCAATAATAGCTTACCAGAGAACCTATCCCAGGATGCCACTACAATGGCACATCCACCAGAAATGCCAATTTGTATTGATGAAGCTGCCATCAAAGATATTCTAGGG CCACCCCAGTTTGAGAGTGAAGTATCTCAAAGACTTGTACAACCTGGTGTTGCTGTAGGCTTAGCCTGGACAGTAATGGGTGGAGAAATTATGTTTGTTGAGGCCACTAGGATGGATGGAGAAGGAAAACTCATTCTGACTGGACAGCTTGGTGATGTGATGAAGGAATCGGCTAACCTGGCTATGAACTGGGTTAGGGCTAATGCAAAGAAG CTGACTTTTGGAAATGGCAAGAGTCTATTGGCAGGAAAAGATATACACATCCATTTTCCTGCCGGTGCTGTAGGCAAGGATGGACCATCTGCTGGAGTTACCATAGCTACAGTTTTAGTCTCTTTATTCAGTGGAGAACTGGTTAGATCAGACACAGCAATGacaggggaaataactctcagaGGATTGG